CCAATCAGTATCCGCCACCGCTTTACACCGAGCCAGACCTCCCTGACTCGCGCCGCCGCCTTCACTCGTTTTCGAAGGGAAGAGAAACAATCTGATGCGCGTTTTCGGAGCCGATGACGGCTCGCACGTGAGATATCCGTGCTCCTCCATCATGATCTGAACGTCCTCATCCGTCGCGACGGAGATGAGCGAGTCCAGCTCCTGATCAGGGAGCTGGTACTTCACCTTGAAGTCGTAAGAGACTCCGAGCGTAGCCGCAAGGTGGCTAACGAGCGTAGCGAAGCTCGTCTCCGCGGCGTGGGGAAGGGCGACGATACGAGTATCTCCGCCGACGTAGCGCTGAGATACTATGTTACCGCCGTATCTACAAATCACCCGCAGCTTTCCATTTCTTCCGTTATTATTCGACCTCCGGGGGGAAACTTTCGTGCCTTCCGTTACGGTGGCTGAAGCGGAGTAGACGGTGGTCATGGTGGTGCAGTTATGGTGAGCAAACGCCGTCTATAAACGGTCGATTTTTTTGGTATTGAATCGGAGTAGTTTTGCTTAACTGTGACTGTGACGGCAACGTTAGCATTAACTGACTGTATCAATATGGGGAGGTACGTTGGACTATTTAACGGATGTTATTCCCGGGCGCGTAACTTTTAAACGGGTATTTTTACCGGGTCGGGTTAAGAATAATAATCCAATAGCGGATTTCTCGCGATCCATATTAGCTTCCATAAATAAATCAGTTTATAAAGTAAATctacaaaaacattaaaaatataataagttagatgaaaattacaaatttcaaaaaaacatcTAAAATTATACACGTTTCAGATATCATATTATaggttgtttttaaaaattcaggcatatttaaaaaaattaaatgttctGCTTAACCTTTAAttaatgtaaaattttgtttggaTATGATATTTAAAAAGATAGGGATAAGATCCGTCTCAAATCAAATCGATGTAATATTCATATTGTTATGAAGGTATGACATAGTCCAAAAAAATCCAGCCATCTCTACTTGAAGTGTCTAGAAAATTCTAGAAAAGTCTTTGCTCCACGCGACCCATGTTAGATCTGCTTGATtcgttttgtttgtttggtttctaGAAATGTTAATTAATTCAATCAGAGTTACACCGATAAAAAATGGTTATATGCCAGTGTGGGATTTATACATATTTGTGGAAAGATTCGAGATTTTGATTGTATGAGGATCACGTAGCTAAGCTATGCATAGTTATTTTTCCATTGCTATGTGTTTAACTTGTTGAAATTTACCACCTGGATGATTATAATTATTGCTCATAATGGGAAATATGTGGTTCGCCACAGGTTATCTTCATTCAACACTTCGTTGCTTTTAATTGGAATAAACTTATAGTCTAATCCTGTCAGTCTTGTTGATCACTTGATCTTGTGATCTCTACCATCTACAAGGCTATATTTTGTTGCACGTTTCATGTTAATGGTCAGCAATAAATGAAAGAACATATGTTTGACAGTCAGGTCTTCCTAGTGAAGGCCAATGCCCAGGTAACAACATTTAAAACCATCTTTCATTTTGGTTTTGCAGTATTTGACTTGATATGAAACCTCCAACttcttctgattttttttgCAATGTCTTGTTTTGAAAAAAGTAGAGATTTGTTTTTCTCTTGCATTAAGGATCTTTCAAAACCTGTCATTATATCATAGCTAGAttgcattacaacttcttttgtGTACTTGTGAGATTGTTTAGTCATCAAATTGAAAAAAGTGGAATAGGAATTTTGAAGAGAGAGCTCAAGGGAGAAGCCAAGAAGCTGCAAGAAACATACCATTCAGCTGGATTTTTTGGTCAATAGATCATGGCGTAAAAGAGATTGCTTTGCATTGTGCGTTTCATTCTTTCTACTTTCAAAGTTGTTTCCTTTGTGGTTTACAGAGATAGGACATGATGTAATGACCTCGATTTTCTTCACCCAGTTAACAGTTGTGGTCTGGAGATTGTTACTAGTTTCTTAataccaaaaaattaaagagcaatataaattcataggaaacatattatatatatgtagtaaATCACTGACAAGAATAACAAATAGATCAACAAATGAACAAATCACAATACCACTGACAGAACACAAATCAAAAACCAACATTTGATATTGATATAGAGCTCAACAAAtctcacacaacacaaaaaaaagaaaagacactAAGCTTCAAACTTGAAACGACAATGGCCATTCCTTAAGATTCTCCTCGCTCTGTACCTTACCGGTTCTCTTCATATTACTATCACCACCCTCGACATAACCGTAATACTTCAAGAAGAAACCCAACACAAGCACAACCCACTCAAGACAAAAGATCGCAACACAGAGCCCACCACAGAGCTTCAAAATCACCGCAGCATCATCCTCACGGACATAAGACTTTAAACTCCCGAGGAAGTTGGCCGTGTTGGTGAAGATGAGAACGGAGACGGACCCTTGGAATATAGCCGTGAGCACGGTGGCCACCATGTGGGCGGCGTACCACCGGTTCCTCCCGCAGGAAGCGGCGGTGCAGCCGGAGATCGCGGCGGCGATGGTGGTGGCGTGGAGGAGGATGAGGAGGAAGCCGCAGACGGAAGGGATCAGGCGGAGGGAGAGCGTGAGGAAGATGCAGCTCGAGGCGGTGCCGAGGAGGATGTAGTTGGCGAAGAGAAAGATCTTGTGGGTGTGGTAGTGAGATTCGTCGACTGATGGAGAAGAGATCAAACCCATGGTGGACTTTGAGAGTTGGTGATGGTGctgatcagaagaagaagaggagagagagagagtgagttGAGGATATGAGATGAGCTCAAGGAGGTGTGTGTTTATGTAGAAGGGAGAAAGAGAGATTCACAACGGTCGAGTTTCTAAATATGACCGTTGGATTTCGAACAGCTTGTTATTTgtctttttctaatttttgatttttttcagtaAGGTGGGGCCATTGGGCTGTAGATGGGCTCAAGTGTTCGATTGTTATTGGGCTTTATTATATAGTCCAATAGTTCGGCCTGGATCTTTTAAATTCAGACAAGAATGTGTTATCAGACATCTCTAACAAACATACTGTTGGgctaagttgacaaaaaaaccGATGTGTTAAATCTAAAGCTAGGTAGGGTAGGACCCACTCCTGTCCTGACCATTAGGACTACGACTTTAAACTCGTGTTTCTTTTCCGCATCAGATCCCTCATTTATATCAGAAATCAACTAAAAGAGAtccaaatttctaaattttgcaTACTATTGCAAATTCTCTCTCCCCCCCACGCtaaaaagtttctatttttcttCTCACGGGCGAGCTGGTCTTGTGTCTGATCtctcacaaaaaaatattctggTTCTACCGAATTGAGTGAAGAAGTTTCCGCGAATTAGGGTTTCCGCGAGGACCTTTGTTCAATCGAGCTTGGATTGGTGACTCCTACGGTAATTGATCTACCATTTTGCTCGTTGAAGTAATCTAGGAACTTGGACTGTCTCTGGTCCGTGGCAATTTCGAGTCTTTGCTGTCGGGTTTAGCTAATTTTTGTTCTGTTGTCGGAAAGTTGGAAACTTTCTAATTTTCTCTCACATGGATTTAGTTTTTGAAGCTCAACTTGAAATTCTAACAAGTTGGTTCCTTTATCTGGTTAAAATGATAGGTTGGGtgtgaggaggaggaggaatgTTTTATTCGCAGTTTATATTAGCAAAGAAAGGACCACTTGGGACAATATGGATTGCTGCCCATTTGGAGAGGAAGCTTCGTAAGAATCAGGTCGCTGATACTGACATCGGTGTCTCCGTTGGTGAGTGTGTGCTCCATTACTTTTGTTCATATTAGAAGCAAAATTCACTTTCCTAATGTGACTActactttctttctttttctggagcagattccattctatttccgGAAGCTCCAATTGCATTGCGACTGTCTAGTCATCTTCTCCTTGGTGTGGTTCGTATATACTCAAAAAAGGTGAACTACCTCTTTGATGATTGCAGCGAGGCGTTGCTTAAGGTAAAGCAAGCTTTCCGCTCTGCTGCGGTTGACCTGCCCCCGGAAGAATCCACTGCACCGTATCACTCGATCACGTTGCCTGAGACGTTTGATCTTGATGATTTCGAGCTTCCTGACAATGAGATCTTCCAGGGGTTAGTTTATCCTATTTTAGTTTTGGTTTGATACTTGGAGCTTTTGTTGATCTgttgttctttgttttttttttgttgtctaGCAGTAACTACGTTGATCATCATGTTAGTACAAGAGAGCAGATCACCCTTCAGGATTCCATGGATGGTGTTGTATACTCAACATCGCAATTTGGATTAGATGGTCAGTGATTTTTTCATGCTTACTTTCTTTTAGTTTATGGATAGCTATGCCTTAAATAAgaactcatttttttttggtatgttTCCAGAGAGATTTGGTGATGGCGACACTTCTCAAGCTGCTTTGGAGCTTGAAGAGGTATTTTCGTATTTATGGAAcatagaaagtatatatatttacaggTCAGTTAGGGACAATATATAGGATACCCATATAGAAAGATGAAAGCTTGTAATTTGAAGTGTCATATAGCAGTCATTTTGTTGAGctaggatgatgatgatgttttcTTTACCTAGTGAAGCTTTGCATATTTGAAATCGGAACTTCTCCTCTCTTATTATTTCATTTTGGGTATGATCTCTTCTCATCACTGTACTGTTCTGCAGGAAGTATTCCAGGGTAAAGATCTAATTGGATCAGATGATGAGGGAGTTCAAGGGTTAGTTTTTGTTCATTACCTATGCTCTACACTTCGTAGCATAATTGCATAtctgctttttttgtttgtcctATCCAGAGCTTGATTTTGTTGTCTTAAGAGTTCATTGTGAACCAGAACTCCGCTTCTTTGTGTCCTTTGTTTCATAATTTGAATGTGCACAATACCAATCGATTATTTACTTATGGTAGATATTTTGTTTGTTGATAGCACTGATCACAATGCGTATATGGATGCCGCAACACCGGGGATAAAGGATGATATGGTAGGAGCTTCTGAAGCAACTTCCAGAGATTTCGACCAAGAGCAGGTGCGTGCCATCAGATATATAATGCTCGAGAGCGTTACTAATAGCTTCTGAATAGTTCTCCTGAGTCACAGTGCTTGATtggttcaatatttttttatgaatctcTCTTTTCTAAAGGTTGAAGATCTTGCTATGAGGAATGAGTTCATCGAAGACGCTCAAGCTCCTCAAACCCCTGGATTAGTTGAGGTGCCAAACTCGTCTAGTATCAGAGAGAACCTGGTATCTGATGATCACATGGAGGTAGAGGAGTTGAATGCAGAAGAAGGTAGGAAGGCCTCTGATGAGC
The window above is part of the Brassica napus cultivar Da-Ae chromosome C3, Da-Ae, whole genome shotgun sequence genome. Proteins encoded here:
- the LOC106443153 gene encoding uncharacterized protein LOC106443153 — encoded protein: MGLISSPSVDESHYHTHKIFLFANYILLGTASSCIFLTLSLRLIPSVCGFLLILLHATTIAAAISGCTAASCGRNRWYAAHMVATVLTAIFQGSVSVLIFTNTANFLGSLKSYVREDDAAVILKLCGGLCVAIFCLEWVVLVLGFFLKYYGYVEGGDSNMKRTGKVQSEENLKEWPLSFQV